One Vanacampus margaritifer isolate UIUO_Vmar chromosome 20, RoL_Vmar_1.0, whole genome shotgun sequence DNA window includes the following coding sequences:
- the naa50 gene encoding N-alpha-acetyltransferase 50 isoform X1, producing the protein MKGSRIELGDVTPHNIKQLKRLNQVIFPVSYNDKFYKDVLEVGELAKLAYFNDIAVGAVCCRVDHSQNQKRLYIMTLGCLAPYRRLGIGTKMLNHVLNICEKDGTFDNIYLHVQISNESAIDFYQKFGFEIIETKKNYYKRIEPADAHVLQKSLRSPSAPPSRELQKTE; encoded by the exons ATGAAAGG TAGCCGGATCGAGCTGGGGGACGTGACGCCCCACAACATCAAGCAGCTGAAGCGCCTCAACCAGGTCATCTTCCCCGTCAGCTACAACGACAAGTTCTACAAGGACGTGCTTGAGGTGGGCGAGCTCGCTAAGCTCG CATACTTCAATGACATCGCGGTGGGGGCCGTGTGCTGCCGAGTGGACCACTCTCAGAACCAGAAGCGATTGTACATCATGACGCTGGGCTGTCTCGCGCCTTACCGGAGACTCGGCATTG GTACAAAAATGCTGAACCACGTGCTCAACATCTGCGAGAAGGATGGCACTTTTGACAACATTTACCT TCACGTGCAGATCAGCAACGAGTCGGCCATCGACTTCTACCAAAAGTTTGGCTTTGAGATCATCGAGACCAAGAAGAACTACTACAAGAGGATAGAGCCGGCGGATGCGCACGTCCTGCAGAAGAGCCTGCGCAGCCCGAGCGCGCCGCCCAGCAGAGAGCTCCAGAAGACGGAGTAG
- the naa50 gene encoding N-alpha-acetyltransferase 50 isoform X2 yields MKGRIELGDVTPHNIKQLKRLNQVIFPVSYNDKFYKDVLEVGELAKLAYFNDIAVGAVCCRVDHSQNQKRLYIMTLGCLAPYRRLGIGTKMLNHVLNICEKDGTFDNIYLHVQISNESAIDFYQKFGFEIIETKKNYYKRIEPADAHVLQKSLRSPSAPPSRELQKTE; encoded by the exons ATGAAAGG CCGGATCGAGCTGGGGGACGTGACGCCCCACAACATCAAGCAGCTGAAGCGCCTCAACCAGGTCATCTTCCCCGTCAGCTACAACGACAAGTTCTACAAGGACGTGCTTGAGGTGGGCGAGCTCGCTAAGCTCG CATACTTCAATGACATCGCGGTGGGGGCCGTGTGCTGCCGAGTGGACCACTCTCAGAACCAGAAGCGATTGTACATCATGACGCTGGGCTGTCTCGCGCCTTACCGGAGACTCGGCATTG GTACAAAAATGCTGAACCACGTGCTCAACATCTGCGAGAAGGATGGCACTTTTGACAACATTTACCT TCACGTGCAGATCAGCAACGAGTCGGCCATCGACTTCTACCAAAAGTTTGGCTTTGAGATCATCGAGACCAAGAAGAACTACTACAAGAGGATAGAGCCGGCGGATGCGCACGTCCTGCAGAAGAGCCTGCGCAGCCCGAGCGCGCCGCCCAGCAGAGAGCTCCAGAAGACGGAGTAG